From a single Cupriavidus taiwanensis LMG 19424 genomic region:
- the ffh gene encoding signal recognition particle protein, with product MLDNLTQRLARVVKTMRGEARLTEANTAEMLREVRLAMLEADVALPVVREFVARVKEKAMGEEVVSSLTPGQALVGVVQRELTAVIGGAEAASGNNKESELNLAVQPPAIILMAGLQGAGKTTTAGKLAKWLKENKKKKVLTVSCDVYRPAAIAQLKTVSEQVGAEFFPSQPDQKPVDIARAAVDWARKHYHDVLIVDTAGRLGIDEAMMQEIAALHAELKPAETLFVVDAMLGQDAVNTAKAFNDTLPLTGVVLTKLDGDARGGAALSVRHITGRPIKFVGVGEKLDGLEPFYPDRMAQRILGMGDILALVEEAQRGVDMAAAEKLAKKIKKTGDFDLEDFKAQIGQMKKMGGLGSLVDKLPAQFAQQAQGANMDQAEKQVARMEGIINSMTPAERAKPDLIKASRKRRIAAGAGVPVQEVNRLLNQFDQMQSMMKKLKGGGMMKMMRQMGAMKGGMKGLFNR from the coding sequence ATGCTGGACAATCTCACTCAACGCCTGGCGCGTGTGGTCAAGACCATGCGCGGCGAGGCGCGCCTGACCGAGGCCAACACCGCCGAGATGCTGCGCGAAGTGCGCCTTGCCATGCTCGAAGCCGACGTGGCACTGCCGGTCGTGCGCGAATTCGTGGCCCGCGTGAAGGAAAAGGCCATGGGCGAAGAGGTGGTCAGCAGCCTGACCCCGGGCCAGGCTCTGGTCGGCGTCGTCCAGCGCGAGCTGACCGCGGTGATCGGCGGCGCCGAGGCCGCCAGCGGCAACAATAAAGAGTCAGAGCTGAACCTGGCGGTGCAGCCGCCCGCCATCATCCTGATGGCCGGCCTGCAAGGCGCGGGCAAGACCACCACCGCCGGCAAGCTGGCCAAGTGGCTCAAGGAAAACAAAAAGAAGAAGGTGCTGACGGTCTCGTGCGACGTCTACCGCCCCGCCGCCATCGCCCAGCTCAAGACCGTGTCCGAGCAGGTCGGCGCCGAGTTCTTCCCGTCGCAGCCGGACCAGAAGCCGGTCGACATCGCCCGCGCGGCGGTGGACTGGGCGCGCAAGCATTACCACGACGTGCTGATCGTCGACACGGCCGGCCGGCTCGGTATCGACGAGGCGATGATGCAGGAAATCGCCGCGCTGCACGCCGAACTGAAGCCCGCCGAAACCCTGTTCGTGGTCGACGCCATGCTGGGCCAGGACGCCGTCAACACCGCCAAGGCCTTCAATGACACCCTGCCGCTGACCGGCGTGGTGCTGACCAAGCTGGACGGCGATGCGCGCGGCGGCGCGGCGCTGTCCGTGCGCCATATCACCGGCCGCCCGATCAAGTTCGTCGGCGTCGGCGAAAAGCTGGATGGCCTGGAACCGTTCTATCCGGACCGCATGGCCCAGCGCATCCTGGGCATGGGCGACATCCTCGCGCTGGTCGAGGAAGCCCAGCGCGGCGTGGACATGGCCGCGGCCGAGAAGCTGGCCAAGAAGATCAAGAAGACCGGCGACTTCGACCTGGAAGACTTCAAGGCGCAGATCGGCCAGATGAAGAAGATGGGCGGCCTGGGCAGCCTGGTCGACAAGCTGCCGGCGCAGTTCGCCCAGCAGGCGCAGGGCGCCAACATGGACCAGGCCGAGAAGCAGGTCGCGCGCATGGAAGGCATCATCAACAGCATGACCCCGGCCGAGCGCGCCAAGCCCGACCTGATCAAGGCCAGCCGCAAGCGCCGCATTGCCGCGGGCGCCGGCGTGCCGGTGCAGGAGGTCAACCGCCTGCTCAACCAGTTCGACCAGATGCAGTCCATGATGAAGAAGCTCAAGGGCGGCGGCATGATGAAGATGATGCGCCAGATGGGCGCGATGAAGGGCGGCATGAAGGGCCTCTTCAACCGCTGA
- a CDS encoding hypoxanthine-guanine phosphoribosyltransferase, with protein sequence MMSAEQARELWANSEEIVSAAEVQDSLDRMAADITARMGNDFPLVLSVMGGAVVFTGMLLPKLAFPLEFDYIHLSRYNNKTVGGEMQWRVAPRESVKDRVVLVLDDILDEGETMAAIRQRIMDMGAREFHAAVLCEKTLSKPKPMHPDFCGFAVPDRYVFGCGMDAKGYWRNLDSIRALV encoded by the coding sequence ATGATGAGCGCCGAACAGGCCCGCGAGCTGTGGGCCAACTCCGAAGAAATCGTCTCCGCCGCGGAAGTCCAGGATTCGCTGGACCGGATGGCCGCGGACATCACCGCCAGGATGGGCAACGACTTCCCGCTGGTGCTGTCGGTGATGGGCGGCGCGGTGGTCTTCACCGGCATGCTGCTGCCCAAGCTGGCGTTCCCGCTGGAGTTCGACTACATCCACCTCTCGCGCTACAACAACAAGACCGTGGGCGGCGAGATGCAATGGCGCGTGGCCCCGCGCGAATCGGTCAAGGACCGCGTGGTGCTGGTGCTGGACGACATCCTCGATGAAGGCGAGACCATGGCCGCAATCCGCCAGCGCATCATGGACATGGGCGCGCGGGAATTCCACGCGGCGGTGCTGTGCGAGAAGACGCTGAGCAAGCCCAAGCCCATGCACCCGGATTTCTGCGGCTTTGCGGTGCCGGATCGCTATGTGTTCGGTTGCGGGATGGATGCCAAGGGATACTGGCGGAACCTGGATTCGATCCGGGCGCTGGTTTGA